Proteins from a single region of Streptomyces glaucescens:
- a CDS encoding TetR/AcrR family transcriptional regulator, with protein sequence MTAIEQTEAARPRGTRLPRRARRNQLLGAAQEVFVAQGYHAAAMDDIAERAGVSKPVLYQHFPGKLDLYLALLDQHCESLIQAVRSALASTTDNKQRVRATMDAYFAYVEDDGGAFRLVFESDLTNEPAVRERVDKVTNECAEAICDVIAEDTGLSRAESMLLASGLGGLAQVVARSWLHSDRSVPRDQAVQLLASLAWRGIAGFPLHHSEQQH encoded by the coding sequence GTGACAGCCATCGAGCAGACAGAGGCGGCACGCCCGCGGGGTACGCGCCTGCCGCGCCGTGCCCGACGGAACCAGCTGCTGGGCGCCGCCCAGGAAGTCTTCGTGGCACAGGGCTACCACGCGGCCGCGATGGACGACATCGCCGAGCGCGCCGGCGTCAGCAAGCCGGTGCTCTACCAGCACTTCCCGGGCAAGCTCGACCTGTACCTCGCACTGCTGGACCAGCACTGCGAGTCGCTGATCCAGGCCGTGCGCAGCGCCCTGGCGTCGACCACGGACAACAAGCAGCGCGTACGGGCGACGATGGACGCGTACTTCGCCTACGTCGAGGACGACGGCGGCGCGTTCCGCCTGGTGTTCGAGTCGGACCTGACGAACGAACCCGCCGTGCGCGAGCGCGTCGACAAGGTCACCAACGAGTGCGCGGAGGCGATCTGCGACGTCATCGCCGAGGACACCGGGCTCTCCCGCGCGGAGTCGATGCTGCTGGCCTCGGGACTGGGCGGGCTCGCCCAGGTGGTGGCGCGTTCCTGGCTGCACAGCGACCGCAGCGTGCCGCGCGACCAGGCGGTGCAGCTGCTGGCGTCGCTCGCCTGGCGAGGCATCGCGGGCTTCCCGCTGCACCACAGCGAGCAGCAGCACTGA
- a CDS encoding ferritin-like fold-containing protein, with product MRFMTSSDNPAHAAETPEAAAPTGVAAQDWATASADPHYRAAVVDLLGALAYGELAAFERLAEDAKLAPTLADKAELAKMASAEFHHFERLRGRLTEIGEEPTAAMEPFVAALDGFHKQTAPSDWLEGLVKAYVGDSIASDFYREVAARLDSDTRELVLAVLDDTGHAEFAVEKVRAAIDADPRVGGRLALWARRLMGEALSQSQRVVAERDALSTMLVGGVADGFDLAEVGRMFSRITEAHTKRMAALGLAA from the coding sequence GTGCGCTTCATGACGAGCTCTGACAACCCCGCGCACGCCGCCGAGACCCCCGAAGCCGCCGCCCCCACCGGCGTCGCCGCCCAGGACTGGGCGACGGCCTCCGCCGACCCGCACTACCGGGCGGCGGTCGTGGACCTGCTGGGCGCGCTCGCGTACGGGGAGCTCGCCGCGTTCGAGCGGCTCGCGGAGGACGCCAAGCTGGCGCCGACCCTGGCGGACAAGGCGGAGCTGGCGAAGATGGCGTCGGCCGAGTTCCACCACTTCGAGCGGCTGCGCGGCCGGCTCACGGAGATCGGCGAGGAACCCACCGCAGCCATGGAGCCGTTCGTCGCCGCGCTGGACGGCTTCCACAAGCAGACCGCGCCCTCGGACTGGCTGGAGGGCCTCGTCAAGGCCTACGTCGGCGACTCGATCGCCAGCGACTTCTACCGCGAGGTGGCGGCCCGGCTGGACTCCGACACCCGGGAGCTGGTGCTGGCCGTGCTCGACGACACCGGGCACGCCGAATTCGCCGTCGAGAAGGTGCGGGCCGCCATCGACGCCGACCCGCGCGTGGGCGGGCGGCTCGCGCTGTGGGCGCGACGGCTGATGGGAGAGGCCCTGTCGCAGTCGCAGCGGGTGGTCGCGGAGCGCGACGCGCTGTCGACGATGCTGGTGGGCGGGGTCGCCGACGGCTTCGACCTGGCCGAGGTCGGCCGGATGTTCTCCCGGATCACCGAGGCGCACACCAAGCGGATGGCGGCGCTGGGACTGGCCGCCTAG
- a CDS encoding DUF3107 domain-containing protein: MEVKIGVQHAPREIVLESGQSAEEVERVVAEALAGKSQLLSLVDEHGRKVLIPADRLAYVELGEPAPRKVGFGAL, translated from the coding sequence GTGGAGGTCAAGATCGGCGTGCAGCACGCGCCCCGCGAGATCGTTCTGGAGAGCGGTCAGAGTGCCGAGGAGGTCGAGCGGGTGGTGGCCGAGGCGCTGGCCGGCAAGTCGCAGCTGCTGAGCCTCGTGGACGAGCACGGCCGCAAGGTCCTCATCCCGGCCGACCGCCTGGCCTACGTGGAGCTGGGCGAGCCGGCACCGCGCAAGGTGGGCTTCGGCGCGCTCTAG
- a CDS encoding alpha/beta fold hydrolase — translation MTGPAPLAPPPGARACRLRTDRGDFAVVDVPAPPGVEQRGVALLLPGFTGSKEDFHLMHEPLAARGYRTVAVDGRGQFESKGPLDDETAYAQRELARDVLAQAAALDAGAPVHLLGHSLGGQIARAAVLLDPSPFASLTLVCSGPAEISAAQRDRVKLLRDALAVMPMDRVWEAILAMGDPEDVGGPARGLGGPEHLRRRWLGHSPAQLAATGQQLCTEPDRVDELAAVPLPFHVLSGVRDGTWPVPLLDEMASRLGAHRTVVTGAEHSPNLDRPLVTARAVADFWDRHRAR, via the coding sequence GTGACCGGCCCCGCTCCTCTCGCCCCGCCCCCCGGCGCCCGCGCCTGCCGACTCCGCACCGACCGCGGCGACTTCGCCGTGGTGGACGTGCCCGCGCCGCCGGGTGTCGAGCAGCGCGGCGTCGCCCTGCTGCTGCCCGGCTTCACCGGCAGCAAGGAGGACTTCCACCTCATGCATGAGCCGCTGGCCGCGCGCGGGTACCGGACGGTCGCGGTGGACGGCCGCGGGCAGTTCGAGTCGAAGGGGCCGCTGGACGACGAAACCGCGTACGCGCAGCGCGAGTTGGCACGGGACGTGCTGGCGCAGGCCGCGGCGCTCGACGCGGGTGCCCCGGTGCATCTCCTCGGGCACTCCCTCGGCGGGCAGATCGCCCGCGCGGCCGTGCTCCTCGATCCCTCGCCCTTCGCCTCCCTCACCCTCGTCTGCTCCGGTCCCGCGGAGATCTCCGCGGCACAGCGGGACCGGGTGAAGCTGCTGCGGGACGCGCTGGCCGTGATGCCGATGGACCGGGTGTGGGAGGCGATCCTGGCGATGGGCGACCCGGAGGACGTGGGCGGCCCGGCCCGGGGCCTGGGCGGCCCGGAGCATTTGCGCCGCCGCTGGCTCGGGCACTCGCCGGCGCAGCTGGCCGCCACCGGGCAGCAGTTGTGCACGGAGCCGGACCGGGTGGACGAGCTGGCCGCCGTGCCGCTGCCGTTCCACGTGCTGTCCGGCGTGCGGGACGGGACCTGGCCGGTGCCGCTGCTGGACGAGATGGCGTCGCGGCTCGGCGCGCACCGCACGGTGGTGACGGGCGCCGAGCACTCGCCGAACCTGGACCGGCCGCTGGTGACCGCCCGCGCGGTGGCCGACTTCTGGGACCGTCACCGGGCACGCTAG
- a CDS encoding DEAD/DEAH box helicase translates to MTLPVALAGTDVIGQAKTGTGKTLGFGLPLLERVTVPADVEAGRARPEDLTDAPQALVVVPTRELCTQVTNDLLTAGKVRNVRVVAIYGGRAYEPQVEALKKGVDVVVGTPGRLLDLAGQKKLDLSHVKALVLDEADEMLDLGFLPDVEKIINMLPAKRQTMLFSATMPGAVIGLARRYMNRPTHIRATAPDDEGATVANIKQFVYRGHSMDKPEMVARILQAEGRGLAMIFCRTKRTAADIAEQLQRRGFAAGAVHGDLGQGAREQALRAFRNGKVDVLVCTDVAARGIDVEGVTHVINYQSPEDEKTYLHRVGRTGRAGAKGTAITFVDWDDIPRWQLINKALQLDFHDPVETYSTSPHLFEDLGIPAGTKGVLPRAERTRAGLDAEELEDLGEPGGGRNRGRGGRSGRRDGGEASRPADRERSERTPRRRRRTRGGAPLDPAAQAPSGTTAPETPAVDAAEPVTAPRTPRRRRRTRGGAPAEQPATTATVEVAAPATESAEAAVTTAEGPGPLDAPETPAKPRRRRTRRSAETATTATATSVATAEPVTAPAVVTTAEPATTAVPEPESRTAPAEAPEPAAKPQRTRTRKAAATAPEETAADTAEAVEAKPRTRRTRKAVEPAEAPEVTAVETAEAAEAGPRTRRTRKAVEPAGAPVVTEAEAEAKPKRTRKATAAKAEAAADTAEGTEAKPTTRRTRKTAASPTAEIPAQATTEADAEAKPKRTRKATAAKAEAAADTAEGTEAKPTTRRTRKTAASPTAEAPAAAEAPEPEAKPKRTRKTAAAKATEPATETETEAKPKRTRKATAAKAEAAADTAEGTEAKPTTRRTRKTAASPTAEIPAQATTEADAEAKPKRTRKATAAKATEPAES, encoded by the coding sequence ATGACCCTCCCCGTCGCCCTCGCCGGCACGGACGTCATCGGCCAGGCCAAGACCGGCACCGGCAAGACGCTGGGCTTCGGCCTTCCGCTCCTCGAGCGCGTCACCGTCCCCGCCGACGTGGAGGCCGGCCGCGCCCGGCCCGAGGACCTGACCGACGCGCCGCAGGCGCTCGTCGTCGTCCCCACGCGCGAGCTGTGCACCCAGGTCACCAACGACCTGCTGACCGCGGGCAAGGTGCGCAACGTGCGCGTCGTCGCGATCTACGGCGGCCGGGCGTACGAGCCCCAGGTGGAGGCCCTGAAGAAGGGCGTCGACGTGGTCGTCGGCACCCCGGGCCGGCTGCTCGACCTCGCGGGCCAGAAGAAGCTGGACCTGAGCCACGTCAAGGCGCTCGTGCTGGACGAGGCCGACGAGATGCTCGACCTGGGCTTCCTGCCCGATGTCGAGAAGATCATCAACATGCTCCCGGCCAAGCGCCAGACCATGCTGTTCTCGGCGACCATGCCGGGCGCGGTCATCGGCCTGGCCCGCCGGTACATGAACCGGCCCACGCACATCCGCGCCACGGCGCCGGACGACGAGGGCGCCACGGTCGCGAACATCAAGCAGTTCGTCTACCGCGGGCACTCCATGGACAAGCCGGAGATGGTCGCCCGCATCCTCCAGGCCGAGGGCCGCGGACTGGCGATGATCTTCTGCCGCACCAAGCGCACGGCCGCCGACATCGCCGAGCAGCTCCAGCGCCGCGGCTTCGCGGCCGGCGCGGTCCACGGCGACCTCGGCCAGGGCGCCCGCGAGCAGGCGCTGCGCGCCTTCCGCAACGGCAAGGTCGACGTCCTGGTGTGCACCGACGTCGCCGCGCGCGGCATCGACGTCGAGGGCGTCACCCACGTCATCAACTACCAGTCGCCCGAGGACGAGAAGACGTACCTGCACCGCGTCGGCCGCACCGGCCGCGCGGGCGCCAAGGGCACGGCGATCACGTTCGTCGACTGGGACGACATCCCGCGCTGGCAGCTGATCAACAAGGCGCTCCAGCTGGACTTCCACGACCCGGTGGAGACGTACTCCACCTCCCCGCACCTCTTCGAGGACCTCGGCATCCCGGCCGGCACCAAGGGCGTCCTGCCGCGCGCGGAGCGCACCCGCGCCGGGCTCGACGCCGAGGAGCTGGAGGACCTGGGCGAGCCGGGTGGCGGCCGCAACCGCGGACGTGGGGGCCGGAGCGGCCGCCGGGACGGCGGCGAGGCGTCCCGCCCGGCCGACCGCGAGCGCTCGGAGCGCACGCCGCGCCGCCGCCGGCGTACGCGTGGCGGAGCCCCGCTCGACCCGGCCGCGCAGGCGCCGTCCGGCACCACCGCGCCGGAGACCCCGGCCGTCGACGCCGCCGAGCCGGTGACCGCGCCGCGCACCCCGCGCCGCCGTCGCCGCACCCGCGGCGGCGCCCCGGCGGAGCAGCCGGCGACGACCGCGACGGTCGAGGTGGCGGCCCCCGCCACCGAGTCCGCCGAGGCCGCGGTGACCACCGCCGAGGGCCCGGGACCGCTGGACGCGCCCGAGACGCCGGCGAAGCCGCGCCGCCGCCGCACGCGCCGGTCCGCCGAGACGGCGACGACCGCGACGGCCACGTCGGTGGCGACGGCCGAGCCCGTGACGGCTCCCGCGGTCGTGACGACCGCCGAGCCGGCCACGACCGCCGTGCCGGAGCCGGAGTCACGGACCGCGCCCGCGGAGGCCCCGGAGCCGGCGGCCAAGCCCCAGCGCACGCGCACCCGCAAGGCCGCGGCGACCGCGCCGGAGGAGACGGCTGCCGACACCGCCGAGGCGGTGGAGGCCAAGCCCCGCACCCGCCGGACCCGCAAGGCCGTCGAGCCGGCCGAGGCCCCCGAGGTCACCGCCGTGGAGACGGCCGAGGCCGCCGAGGCCGGGCCGAGGACGCGCCGGACGCGCAAGGCGGTCGAGCCCGCCGGGGCGCCGGTCGTGACCGAGGCGGAGGCCGAGGCGAAGCCGAAGCGCACCCGCAAGGCGACGGCGGCGAAGGCGGAGGCCGCGGCCGACACCGCCGAGGGCACCGAGGCCAAGCCCACGACCCGCCGCACCCGCAAGACCGCGGCGAGCCCCACCGCCGAGATCCCGGCCCAGGCCACCACGGAGGCCGACGCGGAGGCCAAGCCCAAGCGCACCCGCAAGGCGACGGCGGCGAAGGCGGAGGCCGCGGCCGACACCGCCGAGGGCACCGAGGCCAAGCCCACGACCCGCCGCACCCGCAAGACCGCGGCGAGCCCCACCGCCGAGGCCCCGGCCGCGGCGGAGGCCCCGGAACCCGAGGCGAAGCCGAAGCGCACCCGGAAGACCGCGGCGGCCAAGGCCACGGAGCCCGCGACCGAGACGGAGACCGAGGCGAAGCCGAAGCGCACCCGCAAGGCCACCGCGGCCAAGGCGGAAGCCGCGGCCGACACCGCCGAGGGCACCGAGGCCAAGCCCACGACCCGCCGCACCCGCAAGACCGCGGCGAGCCCCACCGCCGAGATCCCGGCCCAGGCCACCACGGAGGCCGACGCGGAGGCCAAGCCCAAGCGCACCCGCAAGGCGACGGCGGCCAAGGCCACGGAGCCCGCGGAGAGCTGA
- a CDS encoding NYN domain-containing protein, with amino-acid sequence MEPMNDDLSALADRLDRTNELLQRMLAEVAKTPSTHAIFVDAGYLYAAAGRLVAGTEDRRAFDLDAEGLIDALIDRARTVFADSRLLRVYWYDGARRRIHTAEQQTIAELPDVKVRLGNLNANNQQKGVDSLIRTDLESLARHRAISDAALLGGDEDLVSAVEAAQGYGARVHLWGIEAPEGRNQAEPLLWEVDSQRTLDLDFFKPYVSRRTAPAYDATAAARPTREDVRFAGAQIAAKWLSARGREALVELMPGHPYLPGSVDQDLLVEAEGILQYSLRGQADLRRALRDGFWDHLQSQY; translated from the coding sequence ATGGAACCGATGAACGACGACCTCTCGGCGCTGGCCGACCGCCTCGACCGAACGAACGAGCTGCTCCAGCGGATGCTCGCCGAGGTGGCGAAGACGCCCTCCACCCACGCGATCTTCGTCGACGCCGGTTACCTCTACGCGGCGGCGGGGCGCCTCGTCGCCGGCACCGAGGACCGGCGGGCGTTCGACCTCGACGCCGAAGGGCTGATCGACGCCCTGATCGACCGGGCCCGCACCGTCTTCGCCGACAGCCGGCTGCTGCGCGTCTACTGGTACGACGGTGCCCGGCGCCGCATCCACACCGCCGAGCAGCAGACCATCGCCGAACTGCCCGACGTGAAGGTCCGCCTCGGCAACCTCAACGCCAACAACCAGCAGAAAGGCGTCGACTCCCTGATCAGGACCGACCTGGAGTCCCTGGCCCGGCACCGCGCCATCAGCGACGCGGCCCTGCTCGGCGGCGACGAGGACCTGGTGTCGGCCGTGGAGGCGGCGCAGGGGTACGGCGCGCGGGTGCACCTGTGGGGCATCGAGGCACCCGAAGGGCGCAACCAGGCCGAACCGCTGCTCTGGGAGGTCGACAGCCAGCGCACCCTCGACCTCGACTTCTTCAAGCCGTACGTCTCCCGCCGCACCGCCCCCGCCTACGACGCCACGGCCGCCGCCCGGCCCACCCGGGAGGACGTCCGCTTCGCCGGTGCGCAGATCGCGGCGAAATGGCTGTCCGCGCGGGGCCGTGAGGCGCTGGTCGAGCTGATGCCCGGCCACCCCTACCTGCCCGGCTCGGTCGACCAGGACCTGCTGGTCGAGGCGGAAGGCATCCTCCAGTACTCCCTGCGCGGCCAGGCCGACCTGCGCCGGGCACTGCGGGACGGGTTCTGGGACCACCTCCAGTCGCAGTACTAG
- a CDS encoding MarC family protein, with translation MFDIAVFGSLFLTLFVIMDPPGITPIFLGLTAGRPAKVQKRMALQAVCVAGGVITVFGVLGHQILDYLHVSVPALMIAGGLLLLLIALDLLTGKTDEPKQTKDVNVALVPLGMPLLAGPGAIVSVILAVQKADSVGLQVSVWMAILAIHVVLWLVMRYSLLIIRVIKDGGVVLVTRLAGMMLSAIAVQQIINGVTQVIQGS, from the coding sequence ATGTTCGACATCGCCGTCTTCGGCTCCCTGTTCCTGACCCTTTTTGTCATCATGGATCCCCCTGGGATCACCCCGATCTTTCTCGGCCTGACCGCCGGGCGGCCCGCCAAGGTGCAGAAGCGGATGGCCTTGCAGGCCGTCTGCGTGGCCGGCGGAGTCATCACCGTCTTCGGCGTCCTCGGCCACCAGATCCTCGACTACCTGCACGTGTCGGTGCCGGCGCTGATGATCGCGGGCGGGCTGCTGCTCCTGCTGATCGCGCTCGACCTGCTCACCGGCAAGACCGACGAGCCCAAGCAGACCAAGGACGTCAACGTGGCCCTCGTGCCGCTGGGCATGCCGCTGCTGGCCGGTCCGGGCGCGATCGTGTCCGTCATCCTCGCCGTGCAGAAGGCCGACAGCGTCGGCCTGCAGGTGTCGGTGTGGATGGCGATCCTCGCCATCCACGTCGTGCTGTGGCTGGTGATGCGCTACTCGCTGCTGATCATCCGCGTCATCAAGGACGGCGGTGTGGTGCTGGTGACCCGGCTGGCGGGCATGATGCTGTCCGCGATTGCGGTACAGCAGATCATCAACGGCGTGACCCAGGTGATCCAGGGAAGCTGA